In the genome of Pseudarthrobacter sp. IC2-21, one region contains:
- a CDS encoding ABC transporter ATP-binding protein encodes MKLELRGITKRFGSLLANDHIDVVVEPGQIHCLLGENGAGKSTLMNVLYGLYEPTEGEILVDDKPVSFRGPGDAMAAGIGMVHQHFMLVPVFTVAENVALGAESTKAGGFLNLDDTRRKIKEISDRYGFDVDPDALVEDLPVGVQQRVEIIKALVRDAKVLILDEPTAVLTPQETDELLDIMRQLKSHGTSIVFISHKLREVKAVSDTITVIRRGKVVGTANPGDSTTALASMMVGRAVNLTLDKAPAKPLEKTFKVKDLTVIAPNGQHTVDGISFDIARGEILAIAGVQGNGQTELTEAILGLQDRVHGSILLDNVELVGRSVKDVLNAGVGFVPEDRSVDGLIGTFSIAENLVLDRYDQPPFAKGISMSPAKVLENAKSRIDEFDVRTPSGLLAAGTLSGGNQQKVVMARELSRPLRLFIASQPTRGVDVGSIEFLHKRIVAERDQGTPVMIISTELDEVMELADRIAVIYKGKLVGIVPAGTGRDVLGLMMAGIPQEDAAATGHGVDTAHPAQPAHTDAAAAEGRATSSPEGGHRA; translated from the coding sequence TTGAAACTTGAACTCAGAGGGATCACCAAACGTTTCGGCTCCCTGCTCGCCAACGATCACATCGATGTGGTGGTTGAACCCGGTCAGATCCATTGTCTGCTGGGCGAGAACGGGGCCGGCAAATCCACCCTGATGAACGTGCTGTACGGGCTCTACGAGCCCACCGAGGGCGAGATCCTCGTCGATGACAAACCCGTTTCCTTCCGCGGCCCCGGCGACGCCATGGCCGCCGGGATCGGCATGGTGCACCAGCACTTCATGCTGGTGCCCGTGTTCACCGTTGCGGAGAATGTGGCCCTGGGCGCCGAAAGCACCAAAGCAGGCGGCTTCCTCAACCTGGACGACACCCGCCGCAAAATCAAGGAAATCTCGGACCGCTACGGCTTCGACGTGGACCCGGACGCGCTTGTGGAGGACCTCCCGGTGGGAGTCCAACAGCGCGTGGAGATCATCAAGGCGCTGGTTCGGGACGCGAAAGTGCTGATCCTGGATGAACCCACCGCCGTGCTGACACCCCAGGAAACCGACGAACTGCTGGACATCATGCGCCAGCTCAAGTCCCACGGCACCTCCATCGTGTTCATCTCGCACAAGCTGCGGGAAGTGAAGGCGGTCTCGGACACCATTACCGTGATCCGGCGCGGCAAAGTGGTGGGCACAGCCAATCCCGGCGATTCCACGACGGCCCTGGCCTCGATGATGGTGGGCCGCGCGGTCAACCTGACACTCGACAAGGCCCCGGCCAAGCCCCTGGAAAAGACTTTCAAGGTCAAGGACCTCACCGTCATCGCTCCGAACGGGCAGCACACGGTGGACGGCATCAGCTTCGACATTGCCCGCGGGGAGATCCTGGCCATCGCGGGAGTCCAGGGCAACGGCCAGACGGAACTTACCGAGGCCATCCTCGGACTGCAGGACCGGGTGCACGGCTCCATCCTCCTGGACAACGTGGAGCTGGTTGGCCGCAGCGTGAAGGACGTCCTCAACGCCGGCGTCGGCTTCGTACCCGAGGACCGGTCCGTTGACGGCCTGATCGGCACGTTCTCCATCGCCGAGAACCTGGTGCTTGACCGTTACGATCAGCCGCCGTTTGCCAAGGGCATCAGCATGAGCCCGGCGAAGGTCCTCGAAAACGCAAAATCCCGGATCGACGAGTTCGATGTCAGGACTCCCTCAGGTCTGCTGGCGGCCGGCACCCTGTCCGGCGGCAACCAGCAGAAGGTGGTCATGGCACGGGAACTGTCCCGGCCGCTGCGCCTCTTCATCGCCTCGCAACCCACCCGCGGTGTGGACGTCGGCTCCATCGAGTTCCTGCACAAGCGGATTGTTGCCGAACGCGATCAGGGCACGCCGGTGATGATCATTTCCACCGAACTCGATGAGGTCATGGAACTCGCCGACCGCATCGCCGTGATCTACAAGGGAAAGCTCGTGGGCATCGTCCCCGCCGGAACCGGCCGCGACGTCCTGGGGCTGATGATGGCCGGCATCCCGCAGGAGGACGCAGCCGCCACCGGTCACGGTGTTGACACCGCGCACCCCGCCCAGCCTGCCCACACAGACGCCGCAGCCGCCGAAGGCCGCGCAACCTCCAGCCCCGAAGGAGGCCACCGTGCCTGA
- a CDS encoding BMP family lipoprotein, whose protein sequence is MKNTLRTKFKRGSTAGVASVGAAALLLTGCGAAPESGSTASNAAADYTGCIVSDSGGFDDQSFNQSSYEGLKKTEKDLGIKVNQVESKTNNDFEPNLRAMVTAGCNLTITVGFLLGDATKAQATANPKSHFAIIDFGYADPISNVKPIIYDTAQAAFMAGYLAAGSTKTGTVATFGGIKIPTVTIFMDGYADGVKYYNEKKGKNVKVLGWDKAAQDGSFTGDFEKQDVGKQLTQNFLDQGADIVMPVAGPVGKGAGAALNEAKAAGKDVKLIWVDSDGFLTAPDYKDIMLSSVMKQMGEAVETVVKEDKDGKFSNTPYVGTLANDGVQLAPFHSFDSQVPADLKSELDQIKKDIVAGKLKVESAASPKV, encoded by the coding sequence TTGAAGAACACACTGCGCACCAAGTTCAAGCGCGGCTCGACGGCCGGCGTGGCCTCAGTGGGTGCCGCGGCACTCCTGCTGACCGGCTGTGGCGCCGCACCTGAGAGCGGAAGCACCGCGTCAAACGCGGCAGCTGATTACACCGGCTGCATCGTCTCCGACTCCGGCGGATTCGATGACCAGTCCTTCAACCAGTCCTCCTACGAGGGGCTGAAGAAGACCGAGAAGGACCTGGGCATCAAGGTCAACCAGGTGGAATCGAAGACGAACAACGACTTCGAGCCGAACCTGCGCGCAATGGTCACCGCGGGCTGCAACCTCACCATCACGGTGGGCTTCCTCCTCGGTGACGCCACCAAGGCCCAGGCCACCGCCAACCCCAAGAGCCACTTCGCGATCATCGACTTTGGCTACGCTGATCCGATCAGCAACGTCAAGCCGATCATCTATGACACGGCCCAGGCCGCGTTCATGGCCGGCTACCTGGCCGCCGGTTCCACCAAGACCGGAACCGTGGCCACCTTCGGCGGCATCAAGATCCCGACCGTCACCATCTTCATGGACGGCTACGCGGACGGCGTGAAGTACTACAACGAGAAAAAGGGCAAGAACGTCAAGGTCCTGGGCTGGGACAAGGCGGCACAGGACGGCAGCTTTACGGGCGACTTCGAAAAGCAGGACGTCGGCAAGCAGCTCACCCAGAACTTCCTGGACCAGGGCGCGGACATCGTGATGCCCGTGGCCGGCCCGGTGGGCAAGGGTGCAGGCGCGGCACTGAACGAGGCCAAGGCCGCCGGCAAGGACGTCAAGCTCATCTGGGTCGACTCCGACGGCTTCCTCACGGCTCCGGACTACAAGGACATCATGCTGTCCTCGGTCATGAAGCAAATGGGCGAGGCAGTGGAGACCGTGGTGAAGGAAGACAAGGACGGCAAGTTCAGCAACACGCCGTACGTTGGCACACTGGCTAACGACGGCGTCCAGCTGGCTCCGTTCCACAGCTTTGATTCACAGGTTCCGGCCGATCTGAAGTCCGAACTGGACCAGATCAAGAAGGACATCGTGGCCGGCAAGCTGAAGGTCGAGTCTGCGGCGAGCCCGAAGGTATAA